A single region of the Microcella sp. genome encodes:
- a CDS encoding methionine aminopeptidase, whose protein sequence is MAEQWWYNHKTGEVEQGPQSLGMDRDGPYDSEAEARRAPEIARERSRQWDADEEE, encoded by the coding sequence ATGGCAGAGCAGTGGTGGTACAACCACAAGACCGGCGAGGTCGAGCAGGGCCCGCAGTCGCTGGGCATGGATCGTGACGGCCCTTACGACTCGGAGGCCGAAGCCCGCCGCGCCCCCGAGATCGCGCGCGAGCGCTCGCGCCAGTGGGACGCCGACGAAGAGGAGTAG